From Pseudomonas sp. LS1212, the proteins below share one genomic window:
- the rpsL gene encoding 30S ribosomal protein S12: MATINQLVRQPRKRIVEKSDVPALQNCPQRRGVCTRVYTTTPKKPNSALRKVCRVRLTNGFEVSSYIGGEGHNLQEHSVVLIRGGRVKDLPGVRYHTVRGSLDTSGVKGRNQGRSKYGTKRPK, from the coding sequence ATGGCAACTATCAACCAGCTGGTACGTCAGCCGCGTAAGCGTATCGTCGAGAAGTCCGACGTGCCTGCGCTGCAGAACTGCCCGCAACGTCGTGGCGTGTGCACCCGTGTGTACACCACCACGCCGAAAAAACCTAACTCGGCACTGCGTAAAGTATGCCGTGTGCGTCTGACCAACGGTTTCGAGGTTTCCTCGTACATCGGCGGTGAAGGCCACAACCTGCAAGAACACAGCGTGGTGCTGATCCGCGGCGGTCGTGTAAAAGACTTGCCAGGTGTTCGTTACCACACCGTTCGCGGTTCTTTGGATACTTCCGGCGTTAAAGGTCGTAACCAGGGTCGTTCGAAGTACGGTACCAAGCGTCCGAAGTAA
- the rplB gene encoding 50S ribosomal protein L2 translates to MAIVKCKPTSPGRRFVVKVVNQELHKGAPHAPLLEKKSKSGGRNNNGRITTRHVGGGHKQHYRLVDFRRNDKDGIAATVERIEYDPNRTAHIALLLYADGERRYIIAPKGVSAGDQLIAGALAPIKPGNALQLRNIPVGSTVHGIELKPGKGAQIARSAGASAQLIAREGVYVTLRLRSGEMRKVLAECRATLGEVSNSEHSLRSLGKAGAKRWRGVRPTVRGVAMNPVDHPHGGGEGRTSGGRHPVSPWGFPTKGAKTRGNKRTDKMIVRRRK, encoded by the coding sequence ATGGCAATCGTTAAATGCAAACCGACTTCCCCTGGCCGCCGTTTTGTGGTCAAGGTGGTCAACCAGGAGCTGCATAAAGGCGCTCCTCACGCACCGCTGCTCGAGAAAAAATCGAAGTCTGGTGGTCGTAACAACAATGGCCGTATCACTACACGTCACGTGGGTGGTGGTCATAAGCAGCACTATCGTTTGGTTGACTTCCGTCGCAACGACAAAGATGGCATCGCTGCCACCGTCGAGCGTATCGAATACGATCCAAACCGTACTGCTCACATCGCTCTGCTGCTGTACGCAGATGGCGAGCGTCGCTACATCATCGCCCCTAAAGGCGTGAGCGCTGGCGACCAGCTGATCGCAGGTGCTCTGGCACCGATCAAGCCGGGCAACGCTCTGCAACTGCGTAACATTCCAGTTGGTAGCACCGTACACGGCATCGAATTGAAGCCAGGTAAAGGCGCACAGATCGCTCGTTCCGCTGGTGCTTCGGCTCAGCTGATCGCTCGTGAAGGTGTCTACGTGACCCTGCGTCTACGTTCTGGTGAGATGCGTAAAGTGCTGGCTGAATGCCGCGCGACCCTGGGCGAAGTCTCGAACTCCGAGCACAGCCTGCGTTCGCTGGGTAAAGCTGGTGCCAAACGCTGGCGTGGCGTTCGCCCAACCGTTCGTGGTGTTGCCATGAACCCGGTTGACCACCCGCATGGTGGTGGTGAAGGTCGTACCTCTGGTGGTCGTCATCCGGTATCGCCATGGGGCTTCCCGACTAAGGGCGCGAAGACTCGTGGTAATAAGCGTACCGACAAAATGATCGTCCGTCGTCGCAAGTAA
- the fusA gene encoding elongation factor G has product MARTTPINRYRNIGIVAHVDAGKTTTTERVLFYTGVNHKMGEVHDGAATMDWMVQEQERGITITSAATTAFWEGSAKQFPKHRFNIIDTPGHVDFTIEVERSLRVLDGAVVVFCGTSGVEPQSETVWRQANKYGVPRLVYVNKMDRAGANFLRVVGQIKQRLGHTPVPIQLAIGSEDNFQGQIDLMTMEAVYWDDADKGMTARREAVPAELQELAEEWRGNMVEAAAEANEELMNKYLEGEELSIEEIKAALRQRTIAGEIVLAVCGSSFKNKGVPLVLDAVIDFLPAPVDIPSIKGSDPDDETVEMERHADDNEPFSALAFKIATDPFVGTLTFARVYSGVLNSGDGVINSVKGKKERVGRMVQMHANTREEIKEVRAGDIAALIGMKDVTTGDTLCSADKPIILVRMDFPEPVISVAVEPKTKDDQEKMGIALGKLAQEDPSFRVKTDEETGQTIISGMGELHLDILVDRMRREFNVEANIGKPQVSYREKITKNCEIEGKFVRQSGGRGQFGHCWIRFAPADEGQEGLVFVNEVVGGVVPKEYIPAIQKGIEEQMKNGVVAGYPLIGLKATVFDGSYHDVDSNEMAFKVAASMATKQLATKGGGVVLEPIMKVEVVTPEDYMGDVMGDLNRRRGLIQGMEDTVSGKVIRAEVPLGEMFGYATDVRSMSQGRASYSMEFSKYSEAPSNIVEAIVKKQG; this is encoded by the coding sequence ATGGCTCGTACTACTCCGATTAATCGCTACCGTAACATCGGTATCGTTGCTCACGTGGATGCTGGTAAAACCACCACCACCGAGCGCGTCCTTTTTTACACTGGCGTAAACCACAAAATGGGCGAGGTGCATGATGGCGCCGCGACCATGGACTGGATGGTGCAGGAGCAGGAGCGGGGTATTACCATTACCTCCGCTGCTACTACCGCTTTCTGGGAAGGTTCTGCCAAGCAGTTCCCTAAGCACCGCTTCAACATCATCGATACCCCCGGCCACGTTGACTTCACCATTGAAGTAGAGCGTTCGCTGCGCGTACTCGACGGTGCTGTCGTTGTGTTCTGCGGTACTTCCGGTGTTGAGCCTCAGTCTGAAACCGTATGGCGTCAAGCCAACAAATACGGTGTTCCACGTCTCGTTTACGTGAACAAGATGGACCGTGCTGGCGCAAACTTCCTGCGCGTAGTCGGTCAGATCAAGCAGCGTCTGGGTCACACTCCAGTGCCTATCCAGTTGGCTATCGGTTCCGAAGACAACTTCCAGGGTCAGATCGATCTGATGACCATGGAAGCGGTTTACTGGGACGACGCTGACAAGGGCATGACTGCTCGTCGCGAAGCTGTCCCTGCTGAACTGCAGGAGCTGGCTGAAGAATGGCGCGGCAACATGGTGGAGGCTGCGGCCGAAGCCAACGAAGAACTGATGAACAAGTACCTCGAAGGCGAAGAGCTCTCCATCGAGGAAATCAAGGCCGCTCTGCGTCAGCGTACTATCGCTGGTGAGATCGTTCTGGCTGTTTGCGGTTCTTCCTTCAAGAACAAGGGTGTTCCCCTGGTTCTCGACGCCGTTATCGACTTCCTGCCTGCGCCAGTCGACATTCCTTCCATCAAGGGTTCCGATCCGGATGACGAGACTGTTGAAATGGAGCGTCATGCAGACGACAACGAGCCGTTCTCGGCTCTGGCGTTCAAGATCGCTACCGACCCATTCGTGGGTACCCTGACTTTTGCCCGCGTTTACTCGGGTGTGTTGAACTCCGGCGACGGCGTAATCAACTCGGTCAAGGGCAAGAAAGAGCGCGTGGGTCGTATGGTGCAAATGCACGCAAACACCCGTGAAGAGATCAAGGAAGTTCGCGCTGGCGACATCGCGGCCCTGATCGGCATGAAGGACGTTACCACTGGTGACACCCTCTGCTCCGCTGACAAGCCAATCATCCTGGTTCGCATGGACTTCCCGGAGCCGGTAATTTCGGTTGCGGTAGAGCCCAAGACCAAGGACGACCAGGAAAAAATGGGTATCGCTCTGGGCAAGCTCGCTCAGGAAGACCCGTCTTTCCGCGTCAAGACCGACGAAGAGACTGGCCAGACCATCATCTCCGGTATGGGTGAGCTGCACCTGGACATCCTCGTCGACCGTATGCGTCGCGAGTTCAATGTCGAGGCGAACATCGGCAAGCCGCAGGTTTCGTACCGCGAGAAGATCACCAAGAACTGCGAAATCGAAGGTAAGTTCGTTCGTCAGTCCGGTGGTCGTGGTCAGTTCGGTCACTGCTGGATCCGCTTTGCTCCGGCTGACGAAGGTCAGGAAGGTCTGGTATTCGTCAACGAAGTTGTTGGTGGTGTAGTTCCGAAGGAATACATCCCGGCAATCCAGAAGGGCATCGAAGAGCAGATGAAGAACGGCGTTGTTGCCGGCTATCCGCTGATCGGCCTGAAGGCTACCGTGTTCGATGGTTCCTACCACGACGTCGACTCCAATGAGATGGCGTTCAAGGTGGCTGCCTCCATGGCGACCAAGCAGCTGGCTACCAAAGGTGGCGGTGTGGTGCTTGAGCCGATCATGAAGGTTGAAGTCGTAACACCTGAGGACTACATGGGTGACGTGATGGGTGACCTGAACCGTCGTCGTGGTCTGATCCAGGGTATGGAAGATACGGTTTCCGGCAAGGTGATTCGCGCCGAAGTTCCGTTGGGTGAAATGTTCGGTTATGCGACCGACGTTCGTTCCATGTCTCAGGGTCGCGCGAGCTACTCCATGGAATTCTCCAAATACTCCGAAGCTCCGTCGAATATCGTCGAAGCTATCGTAAAAAAACAAGGCTGA
- the rplW gene encoding 50S ribosomal protein L23, translating to MNQERVFKVLLGPHVSEKATVLADKKGQFVFKVATDATKLEIKKAVESLFSVKVERVTTLNVLGKSKRTARGLGKRNDWKKAVISLQPGQDLDFSSSAE from the coding sequence ATGAACCAGGAACGCGTATTTAAAGTTCTGCTTGGCCCGCACGTTTCCGAGAAGGCTACGGTTCTGGCAGACAAAAAAGGTCAGTTCGTTTTCAAGGTTGCTACTGATGCAACCAAGCTGGAAATCAAGAAGGCCGTCGAAAGCCTGTTCAGCGTGAAAGTAGAGCGTGTCACTACCCTGAATGTTCTGGGTAAGAGCAAGCGCACTGCTCGCGGTCTGGGCAAGCGTAATGACTGGAAGAAGGCAGTTATCTCCCTTCAGCCAGGCCAAGATCTCGATTTCAGCAGCAGTGCTGAGTAA
- the rpsG gene encoding 30S ribosomal protein S7 gives MPRRRVAAKREVLDDPKYGSQILAKFMNHVMESGKKAVAERIVYGALDKVKERKNSDPLEIFEKALDAIAPLVEVKSRRVGGATYQVPVEVRPSRRNALAMRWLVDYARKRGEKSMALRLAGELLDAAEGKGAAVKKREDVHRMAEANKAFSHYRF, from the coding sequence ATGCCAAGAAGACGCGTAGCAGCCAAGCGCGAAGTGCTTGACGATCCAAAATACGGAAGCCAAATCCTGGCCAAGTTCATGAACCACGTGATGGAAAGCGGCAAGAAAGCCGTTGCCGAGCGTATCGTTTATGGCGCGCTGGACAAGGTTAAAGAACGCAAGAACAGCGACCCACTGGAAATCTTCGAGAAAGCTCTCGACGCCATCGCTCCGCTGGTCGAAGTGAAGTCGCGCCGTGTAGGCGGTGCTACTTACCAGGTTCCGGTCGAAGTTCGTCCGTCCCGTCGTAACGCCCTGGCAATGCGCTGGTTGGTAGACTACGCCCGCAAGCGCGGCGAGAAGTCTATGGCTCTGCGTTTGGCCGGCGAGCTGTTGGACGCTGCTGAAGGCAAAGGTGCTGCAGTTAAGAAGCGTGAAGACGTGCACCGTATGGCTGAAGCCAACAAAGCATTCTCGCACTACCGCTTCTAA
- the rplC gene encoding 50S ribosomal protein L3 has protein sequence MTIGVVGRKCGMTRIFTEEGVSIPVTVIEIEPNRVTQFKTEETDGYRAVQVTVGERRASRVTAAQAGHFAKANVAAGRTVMEFRLEEGEYQAGDLINAEIFAAGQLVDVTGQSKGKGFQGTIKRWNFRGQDNTHGNSVSHRVPGSIGQCQTPGRVFKGKKMSGHMGAERVTVQSLEVVRVDAERNLLLVKGAVPGATGGNLVVRPAAKARG, from the coding sequence ATGACTATTGGTGTAGTCGGTCGTAAATGCGGTATGACCCGTATTTTCACCGAAGAAGGTGTCTCCATTCCGGTCACGGTCATTGAGATCGAGCCGAATCGCGTCACCCAGTTCAAAACTGAAGAGACCGATGGCTATCGTGCAGTGCAAGTCACTGTCGGCGAGCGTCGTGCTTCCCGTGTAACAGCTGCTCAAGCTGGCCACTTCGCTAAAGCGAATGTTGCCGCTGGTCGTACCGTAATGGAATTCCGCCTTGAAGAAGGCGAGTACCAGGCCGGCGATCTGATCAACGCTGAAATCTTCGCTGCTGGTCAACTGGTTGATGTAACCGGTCAGTCCAAGGGTAAAGGCTTCCAGGGTACGATCAAGCGCTGGAATTTCCGCGGGCAAGATAACACCCACGGTAACTCCGTATCCCACCGCGTCCCAGGCTCTATCGGCCAGTGCCAGACTCCTGGTCGTGTATTCAAGGGCAAGAAAATGTCCGGTCATATGGGCGCTGAGCGCGTGACCGTGCAGTCCCTGGAAGTAGTGCGCGTGGACGCTGAACGCAATCTGTTGTTGGTCAAGGGTGCTGTTCCTGGCGCTACTGGCGGCAACCTGGTTGTACGTCCAGCAGCCAAGGCTCGCGGTTAA
- the rplD gene encoding 50S ribosomal protein L4 yields MQLNVNDAQAIEVSELTFGGEFNETLVHQAVVAYMAGGRQGSKAQKTRSDVSGGGKRPWRQKGTGRARAGTIRSPIWRGGGTTFAARPQDHSQKLNKKMYRAALRSILAELVRTDRLVVVQDFAVEAPKTKDLLNKLNGMGLTDVLIVSEAVDQNLYLAARNLPHVDVRDVQGSDPVSLIAYDKVLITVSAVKKFEELLG; encoded by the coding sequence ATGCAATTAAATGTAAATGACGCTCAAGCGATCGAAGTTTCCGAACTGACCTTCGGTGGTGAGTTCAACGAGACGCTGGTGCACCAAGCAGTCGTGGCCTACATGGCCGGCGGCCGTCAGGGCAGCAAGGCACAAAAGACCCGTTCCGACGTATCCGGTGGCGGTAAGCGCCCATGGCGTCAGAAGGGTACTGGTCGTGCTCGTGCCGGTACCATCCGTAGCCCAATCTGGCGCGGCGGCGGCACCACCTTCGCAGCTCGTCCTCAGGACCACTCGCAGAAGCTCAACAAGAAGATGTATCGCGCAGCACTGCGCTCCATCCTCGCTGAGCTGGTACGCACCGACCGTCTGGTCGTGGTTCAGGACTTCGCTGTTGAAGCGCCGAAAACCAAAGATCTGCTGAACAAGCTGAATGGCATGGGTCTGACCGACGTTCTGATCGTGTCCGAAGCTGTTGATCAGAATCTGTACCTGGCTGCTCGCAACCTGCCTCACGTCGACGTGCGTGACGTGCAAGGTTCCGATCCAGTTAGTCTGATCGCATACGACAAAGTGTTGATCACTGTGTCGGCCGTGAAGAAATTCGAGGAGCTGCTGGGATGA
- the rpsS gene encoding 30S ribosomal protein S19, producing MPRSLKKGPFIDLHLLKKIEVAAEKNDRKPVKTWSRRSMILPQMVGLTIAVHNGRQHVPVLVNEDMVGHKLGEFAGTRTYRGHVADKKAKR from the coding sequence GTGCCACGTTCTCTGAAAAAAGGTCCTTTTATTGATCTTCACCTACTGAAGAAGATCGAAGTGGCGGCGGAAAAGAACGATCGCAAACCAGTTAAGACCTGGTCGCGCCGTTCGATGATCCTGCCACAAATGGTCGGTCTGACCATCGCTGTACACAACGGTCGTCAACACGTCCCCGTTCTCGTGAACGAAGACATGGTCGGCCATAAACTGGGCGAGTTTGCCGGTACCCGCACTTATCGTGGGCACGTGGCTGACAAGAAAGCCAAGCGTTAA
- the rplV gene encoding 50S ribosomal protein L22, with the protein MEVAAKLSGARISAQKARLVADQIRGKKVGEALNLLAFSSKKAAEIMKKVLESAVANAEHNEGADVDDLKVSTVFVNEGRSLKRIMPRAKGRADRIVKRSCHITVKVADK; encoded by the coding sequence ATGGAAGTAGCCGCTAAGTTGTCGGGCGCTCGAATCTCCGCCCAGAAAGCCCGCTTGGTCGCCGACCAGATTCGCGGGAAGAAGGTGGGCGAAGCGCTCAACCTGTTGGCTTTCAGCAGCAAGAAAGCCGCTGAAATCATGAAGAAAGTGCTGGAGTCGGCCGTAGCCAACGCCGAGCATAACGAAGGCGCAGACGTTGATGACCTGAAGGTCTCCACCGTTTTCGTCAACGAAGGGCGTTCGCTGAAGCGAATCATGCCGCGTGCCAAAGGCCGCGCTGATCGCATCGTCAAGCGGTCTTGCCATATCACTGTCAAGGTTGCGGACAAGTAA
- the tuf gene encoding elongation factor Tu, with translation MAKEKFDRSLPHVNVGTIGHVDHGKTTLTAALTRVCSEVFGSARVDFDKIDSAPEEKARGITINTAHVEYNSAIRHYAHVDCPGHADYVKNMITGAAQMDGAILVCSAADGPMPQTREHILLSRQVGVPYIVVFLNKADLVDDAELLELVEMEVRDLLTTYDFPGDDTPIIIGSARMALEGKDDNEMGTTAVKKLVETLDSYIPEPVRLTDKPFLMPIEDVFSISGRGTVVTGRIERGIVRVQDPLEIVGLRDTTTTTCTGVEMFRKLLDEGRAGENCGVLLRGTKRDDVERGQVLVKPGSVKPHTKFTAEVYVLSKEEGGRHTPFFKGYRPQFYFRTTDVTGNCELPEGVEMVMPGDNIQMVVTLIKTIAMEDGLRFAIREGGRTVGAGVVAKIIE, from the coding sequence GTGGCTAAAGAAAAATTTGATCGTTCCCTACCGCACGTAAACGTTGGCACCATCGGTCACGTTGACCACGGTAAAACCACTCTGACCGCTGCTCTGACTCGCGTCTGCTCCGAAGTTTTCGGTTCGGCTCGTGTTGACTTCGACAAGATCGACAGCGCCCCAGAAGAAAAAGCTCGCGGTATCACCATCAACACCGCGCACGTTGAGTACAACTCTGCGATCCGTCACTACGCTCACGTTGACTGCCCAGGTCACGCGGACTATGTGAAGAACATGATCACCGGTGCTGCGCAGATGGACGGCGCGATCCTGGTTTGCTCGGCCGCTGATGGTCCGATGCCACAAACCCGTGAGCACATCCTGCTGTCCCGTCAGGTGGGCGTTCCGTACATCGTGGTCTTCCTGAACAAGGCTGACCTGGTAGACGACGCTGAGCTGCTGGAACTGGTTGAGATGGAAGTGCGCGATCTGCTGACCACTTACGACTTCCCGGGCGACGACACTCCAATCATCATTGGTTCCGCGCGTATGGCGCTGGAAGGCAAAGATGACAACGAGATGGGTACCACTGCTGTCAAGAAGCTGGTTGAAACTCTGGACAGCTACATCCCAGAACCAGTTCGTCTGACCGATAAGCCGTTCCTGATGCCAATCGAAGACGTATTCTCGATCTCGGGTCGCGGTACTGTTGTGACTGGCCGTATCGAGCGCGGCATCGTCCGTGTTCAAGATCCACTGGAAATCGTTGGTCTGCGTGACACCACCACCACCACCTGCACCGGTGTTGAAATGTTCCGCAAACTGCTCGACGAAGGTCGTGCTGGCGAGAACTGCGGCGTTCTGCTGCGTGGTACCAAGCGTGACGACGTTGAGCGTGGCCAGGTTCTGGTCAAGCCAGGTTCGGTCAAGCCGCACACCAAGTTCACCGCAGAAGTTTATGTTCTGAGCAAAGAAGAAGGCGGTCGTCACACTCCGTTCTTCAAAGGCTACCGTCCACAGTTCTACTTCCGTACTACTGACGTGACTGGTAACTGCGAGCTGCCAGAAGGCGTTGAGATGGTAATGCCGGGTGACAACATTCAAATGGTTGTTACTCTGATCAAGACCATCGCAATGGAAGACGGCCTGCGTTTCGCAATCCGTGAAGGCGGCCGTACCGTTGGTGCTGGCGTCGTAGCAAAAATCATCGAGTAA
- the rpsJ gene encoding 30S ribosomal protein S10, producing MQNQQIRIRLKAFDHRLIDQSTQEIVETAKRTGAQVRGPIPLPTRKERFTVLVSPHVNKDARDQYEIRTHKRVLDIVQPTDKTVDALMKLDLAAGVEVQISLG from the coding sequence ATGCAAAATCAGCAAATCCGTATCAGGTTGAAGGCTTTCGACCATCGTCTGATCGACCAATCCACCCAGGAAATCGTGGAAACCGCGAAACGTACTGGTGCTCAGGTGCGTGGTCCTATTCCACTCCCTACCCGTAAAGAGCGGTTCACCGTTCTGGTCTCCCCGCACGTCAACAAAGACGCGCGTGACCAGTACGAGATCCGTACTCATAAGCGTGTTCTGGACATCGTCCAGCCAACGGATAAAACCGTTGATGCGCTGATGAAGCTTGATCTTGCGGCAGGTGTGGAAGTGCAGATCAGCCTCGGCTAA